In the Puntigrus tetrazona isolate hp1 chromosome 9, ASM1883169v1, whole genome shotgun sequence genome, one interval contains:
- the LOC122351844 gene encoding splicing factor 3B subunit 1 isoform X1, translating into MAQIAKTHDDIEAQILEIQGMKAALVEGAEQGVGLDSTGYYDQEIYGGSDSRFAGYVTSIAANEQEDDDEEDSSTSLLGQKKPGYHAPVAILNSIPQSDEQYDPFAEHRPQKISDREDEYKKRRQKMIISPERHDPFADGGKTPDPKMQVRTYMDVMKEQHLSKEEREIRLQMVEKAKSGELKAVNGSAASQAAGAKRKRRWDQTADQTPSNTTPRKVSSWDQADAGPETPGHTPSNSRWDETPGRPKGSETPGATPSTRMWEPTPSHTPAGAATPGRDTPGHATPGHGGATSSVRKNRWDETPKTERETPGHGSGWAETPRTDRGDESVGETPTPGASKRKSRWDETPASQMGSSTPLLTPGKTPLGTPAMNMATPTPGHLMSMTPEQLQAWRWEREIDERNRPLTDEELDAMFPEGYKVLPPPAGYVPIRTPARKLAATPTPIGGMTGFHMQTEDRSMKQVNDQPSGNLPFLKPDDIQYFDKLLVEVDESTLSPEEQKERKIMKLLLKIKNGTPPMRKAALRQITDKAREFGAGPLFNQILPLLMSPTLEDQERHLLVKVIDRILYKLDDLVRPYVHKILVVIEPLLIDEDYYARVEGREIISNLAKAAGLATMISTMRPDIDNMDEYVRNTTARAFAVVASALGIPSLLPFLKAVCKSKKSWQARHTGIKIVQQIAILMGCAILPHLRSLVEIIEHGLVDEQQKVRTISALAIAALAEAATPYGIESFDSVLKPLWKGIRQHRGKGLAAFLKAIGYLIPLMDAEYANYYTREVMLILIREFQSPDEEMKKIVLKVVKQCCGTDGVEANYIKTEILPPFFKHFWQHRMALDRRNYRQLVDTTVELANKVGAAEIISRIVDDLKDEAEQYRKMVMETIEKIMGNLGAADIDHKLEEQLIDGILYAFQEQTTEDSVMLNGFGTVVNALGKRVKPYLPQICGTVLWRLNNKSAKVRQQAADLISRTAVVMKTCQEEKLMGHLGVVLYEYLGEEYPEVLGSILGALKAIVNVIGMHKMTPPIKDLLPRLTPILKNRHEKVQENCIDLVGRIADRGAEYVSAREWMRICFELLELLKAHKKAIRRATVNTFGYIAKAIGPHDVLATLLNNLKVQERQNRVCTTVAIAIVAETCSPFTVLPALMNEYRVPELNVQNGVLKSLSFLFEYIGEMGKDYIYAVTPLLEDALMDRDLVHRQTASAVVQHMSLGVYGFGCEDSLNHLLNYVWPNVFETSPHVIQAVMGALEGLRVAIGPCRMLQYCLQGLFHPARKVRDVYWKIYNSIYIGSQDALIAHYPLVYNDEKNSYVRYELEYFL; encoded by the exons ATGGCGCAGATCGCCAAAACACATGACG acattgaGGCTCAGATCCTGGAAATCCAGGGGATGAAAGCTGCCCTGGTGGAGGGAGCAGAGCAGGGGGTTGGGCTCGATTCCACTGGATATTATGACCAAGAGATCTACGGAGGCAGCGATAGCCGCTTTGCTGGCTATGTGACATCGATTGCTGCCAATGAGCAGGAGGAT gaTGATGAGGAAGATTCGTCCACGAGTCTGCTTGGACAGAAGAAACCAGGATACCATGCACCGGTTGCAATACTCAATTCCATTCCTCAATCAGATGAGCAG TACGATCCCTTTGCTGAACACCGACCACAGAAGATTTCAGACCGTGAGGATGAGTACAAGAAACGCAGACAAAAGATGATCATCTCCCCAGAGCGTCACGACCCATTTGCTGATG GGGGCAAAACGCCGGATCCCAAGATGCAGGTCAGGACATACATGGATGTTATGAAGGAGCAGCATCTGTCCAAAGAAGAG AGAGAGATCAGGCTGCAGATGGTAGAGAAAGCAAAGTCTGGAGAGCTGAAAGCAGTGAACGGCTCTGCTGCATCTCAGGCTGCTGGGGCCAAACGCAAACGACGCTGGGACCAGACAGCTGACCAAACCCCCAGTAATACCACACCCAGAAAAGTGTCCAGCTGGGACCAGGCAGATGCGGGTCCCGAA ACACCAGGACACACACCTTCCAACAGTCGCTGGGATGAGACACCCGGGCGCCCCAAAGGTAGCGAGACCCCGGGAGCTACTCCAAGCACCCGTATGTGGGAACCCACACCAAGCCACACCCCAGCTGGAGCCGCAACACCAGGTCGAGACACTCCTGGACACGCCACTCCTGGCCACGGAGGGGCTACTTCCAGTGTGCGCAAGAACCGCTGGGATGAAACaccaaagacagagagag agacaCCTGGTCATGGCAGTGGCTGGGCTGAGACTCCACGTACAGACAGAGGAGATGAGTCAGTGGGTGAGACGCCCACCCCAGGTGCTAGCAAGAGGAAGTCAAGATGGGATGAGACACCAGCCAGTCAGATGGGCTCTTCAACTCCTCTGCTCACCCCTGGAAAAACCCCTCTGGGCACACCTGCTATGAATATGGCCACACCCACTCCAG GTCACCTGATGAGCATGACTCCAGAACAGCTGCAGGCTTGGCGCTGGGAGCGAGAGATTGACGAGAGGAATCGTCCACTGACTGATGAGGAGCTTGATGCCATGTTTCCAGAAGGATACAAA GTACTGCCACCACCAGCAGGCTATGTACCCATCCGTACCCCAGCACGTAAATTAGCTGCCACCCCCACCCCCATCGGAGGCATGACAGGCTTCCACATGCAAACAGAGGACCGATCTATGAAACAAGTCAACGATCAACCCTCTGGAAACCTGCCCTTCCTCAAGCCAGATGACATTCAGTACTTTGATAAACTGTTG GTCGAAGTTGATGAGTCCACCCTCAGTCCAGAAGAACAGAAGGAGCGCAAGATCATGAAGCTTCTCTTAAAGATCAAGAATGGGACACCTCCCATGAGAAAG GCTGCCCTCCGTCAAATCACAGACAAAGCCAGGGAGTTTGGTGCAGGACCACTCTTTAACCAGATCCTACCATTGCTGATGTCTCCTACACTGGAGGACCAGGAGCGTCATCTCTTGGTTAAAGTCATTGATCGTATCCTCTACAAACTTGATGACTTGGTTCGACCATATGTCCACAAG ATTCTTGTGGTCATTGAACCCTTGCTGATTGATGAAGATTACTACGCTAGAGTAGAGGGTAGAGAGATCATCTCCAACTTGGCAAAA GCTGCTGGTCTGGCCACTATGATCTCCACCATGAGGCCTGATATTGACAACATGGACGAGTATGTGAGAAACACAACAGCTCGTGCTTTCGCTGTTGTAGCATCTGCCCTCGGCATTCCATCTCTCCTGCCTTTCCTCAAGGCTGTTTGCAAGAGCAAGAAATCCTGGCAGGCTCGTCACACGGGTATCAAGATCGTACAGCAGATCGCTATTCTCATGGGCTGTGCTATCCTGCCCCATCTCCGCAGCTTGGTGGAGATTATTGAGCATG gtCTCGTGGATGAGCAGCAGAAAGTGCGAACCATTAGTGCTCTGGCTATCGCTGCCCTGGCTGAAGCTGCTACACCATATGGTATCGAGTCCTTTGATTCTGTACTAAAACCTCTCTGGAAAGGTATCAGGCAACACAGAGGCAAG GGTCTTGCTGCCTTCTTGAAAGCCATTGGATACTTGATTCCTCTTATGGATGCTGAATATGCCAACTATTACACCAGAGAAGTGATGCTTATCCTTATTCGAGAGTTCCAGTCACCTGATGAGGAAATGAAGAAGATTGTCCTCaag gTGGTGAAGCAGTGCTGTGGCACAGATGGTGTGGAAgccaattacattaaaacagagATTTTGCCCCcctttttcaaacatttctggCAGCACCGAATGGCATTGGATAGGCGCAACTACAGACAG TTAGTGGACACTACAGTGGAGCTGGCCAATAAGGTCGGGGCAGCTGAGATTATTTCCCGCATCGTGGATGATTTAAAGGATGAAGCTGAGCAGTACAGAAAAATGGTCATGGAGACTATTGAGAAAATTATGGGAAACCTTGGTGCCGCTGACATCGATCACAAACTGGAGGAGCAGCTTATTGATGGAATCCTGTACGCTTTTCAGGAACAGACCACTGAA GACTCTGTGATGCTAAATGGCTTCGGTACGGTGGTAAATGCTCTGGGTAAGAGAGTAAAACCGTACTTGCCTCAGATCTGCGGTACAGTGCTGTGGCGTCTCAACAACAAATCCGCCAAAGTCCGTCAACAGGCTGCTGACCTGATTTCTCGCACAGCGGTGGTCATGAAGACATGCCAGGAG gAAAAGCTGATGGGCCATTTGGGTGTGGTGTTATACGAGTATCTGGGAGAAGAATACCCAGAAGTGCTGGGTAGCATTCTTGGAGCCCTTAAAGCTATTGTCAATGTTATTG GTATGCACAAGATGACACCACCTATCAAAGACTTGCTTCCACGATTGACTCCCATCTTAAAGAACAGACATGAGAAGGTGCAGGAGAACTGCATTGATCTAGTGGGCAGAATCGCTGATAG GGGTGCAGAGTATGTGTCTGCCAGGGAATGGATGCGCATCTGTTTTGAATTGCTGGAGTTGTTGAAAGCCCACAAGAAGGCCATTCGCAGAGCTACTGTCAATACTTTCGGCTACATCGCCAAGGCCATTGG TCCTCACGATGTGCTGGCCACGCTGCTCAACAATCTGAAGGTTCAGGAGCGTCAGAACCGTGTGTGCACAACGGTAGCCATTGCTATCGTGGCTGAGACGTGTTCGCCATTCACCGTGCTTCCTGCGTTGATGAACGAATACCGTGTTCCTGAACTTAATGTTCAGAATGGTGTCCTAAAGTCTTTGTCCTTCCTGTTCGAGTACATTGGTGAAATGGGTAAAGATTATATCTATGCGGTCACACCTTTGTTGGAGGATGCTCTGATGGACAG GGATCTTGTACACAGGCAGACTGCCAGTGCTGTGGTGCAGCATATGTCTCTGGGAGTGTATGGCTTTGGCTGTGAAGATTCTCTCAATCATTTGCTCAACTATGTTTGGCCAAATGTCTTTGAAACGTCTCCTCACGTCATCCAGGCTGTCATGGGGGCCCTAGAGGGTCTGCGGGTAGCAATCGGGCCCTGCCGGATGCTGCAGTACTGCTTGCAG GGGTTGTTCCATCCTGCTCGTAAAGTGCGTGACGTGTACTGGAAGATCTACAACTCCATCTACATTGGCTCCCAGGATGCACTGATCGCACATTATCCGCTTGTCTACAATGATGAGAAGAACTCGTATGTTCGCTATGAGCTGGAGTACTTCCTGTGA
- the LOC122351846 gene encoding LOW QUALITY PROTEIN: serine/threonine-protein phosphatase 6 regulatory ankyrin repeat subunit B-like (The sequence of the model RefSeq protein was modified relative to this genomic sequence to represent the inferred CDS: inserted 2 bases in 1 codon) — protein MAVLKLVDQPPLVQAIFNGDPDEIRVLICKSEDVNALDAEKRAPLHAAAFLGDAEITELLIVSGARVNAKDNMWLTPLHRAVASRSEEAVRVLIRHSADVNARDKNWQTPLHVAAANKALRCAEVIIPLLSSVNVSDRGGRTALHHAALNGHTEMVSLLLAKGANINAFDKKDCRALHWAAYMGHLDVVCLLVSQGAEISSKDKRGYTPLHAAASNGQIAVVKHLLSLAVEIDEANAFGNTALHVACFNGQDAVVSELIDYGANVSQPNNKGFTPLHFAAASTHGALCLEFLVNSGADVNVQSRDGKSPLHLTAVHGRFTRSQTLIQNGGEIDCVDKDGNTPLHVAARYGHELLINTLITSGADCTRRGIHGMFPLHLAALNAHADCCRKLLSSGFQIDTPDNLGRTCLHAAAAGGNVECVKLLLSSGADHNRRDKHGRTPLHYAAASRHFQCLETLVSCGTCINATDQWGRSAVHYAAASDLDRRRRVVLEPESDGVQAEREKEAALCLEFLLQNGAGPSLKDKQGYSAVHYAAAYGHRHCLKLLLDRDESQQDEMENSQTRSPLHLAAYHGHAQALEVLLEGHCEVDQGDEVGRTPLALASLRGHTDCALTLLNHGASPRSKDTTRGRTPIHLAVMNGHTSCVRLLLEDSDNADLVDTADSQGQTPLMLAVIGGHVDAVSLLLEREASVDLADHQGLTGLHLGVSFLILSNVFKCKMYQSFFFXLELEASVLLGDSRGRTAIHLAAARGHASWLSELLNIACSEPPIPPLRDNHGYTPLHWACYYGHDGCVEVLLEQRDFHHFDGNPFTPLHCAVVNDHETCANILLEAMGTKIVTCKDSKGRTPLHAAAFAGHIDCVQLLLAHNASVDDIDQSGCSALIMAAEKGRVEVVEALLTSANVNLSLTDQKGNTALHLACSNGMEECALLILGKLPDSALVATNTALQTPLHLAARSGMKQTVQELLSRGASVQVLDENGLTPALACAPSREVADCLXLILATMMPFCSPCSSGAPSPGSLLKSLPRQAKSPQGPRSPRDPSGPSSEGTTTENDSDSETF, from the exons ATGGCTGTTCTTAAACTAGTCGACCAG CCACCCCTCGTCCAAGCCATCTTTAATGGAGACCCCGATGAGATTCGTGTGCTCATATGTAAATCAGAAGACGTCAATGCACTG gATGCTGAGAAGCGAGCTCCTCTTCATGCAGCAGCCTTCCTCGGAGATGCTGAGATCACAGAGCTCCTCATTGTGTCAG GGGCGCGGGTCAATGCCAAAGACAACATGTGGTTGACTCCACTCCACAGGGCAGTGGCATCACGTAGCGAG GAGGCCGTTCGCGTGTTGATCCGTCATTCTGCTGACGTTAACGCACGGGATAAGAACTGGCAGACTCCGTTGCATGTTGCTGCCGCCAACAAGGCCCTGCGCTGCGCAGAGGTCATCATCCCGCTCCTGAGCAGCGTCAATGTTTCAGATCGCGGGGGACGCACCGCCCTGCACCACGCTGCCCTTAATGGGCACACAGAG ATGGTTAGCCTTCTTCTggccaagggtgccaatatcaATGCCTTTGACAAGAAAGACTGCCGTGCACTGCACTGGGCGGCATATATGG GTCACTTAGATGTAGTGTGTTTACTGGTGAGTCAAGGGGCTGAGATCAGCTCCAAGGACAAAAGAGGATACACACCTCTACATGCTGCTGCTTCCAACGGTCAGATTGCTGTGGTGAAACACTTGCTCAGTCTGGCTGTAGAG ATAGATGAAGCCAATGCCTTTGGGAACACCGCGCTGCATGTGGCCTGCTTTAATGGACAAGATGCAGTAGTCAGTGAGCTGATCGATTACGGTGCTAATGTCAGTCAGCCGAATAACAAGGGCTTCACACCTCTGCACTTCGCTGCAGCTTCCACTCACGGTGCCCTGTGTCTGGAGTTCCTGGTCAACAGCGGAGCTGATGTCAATGTCCAA AGTCGCGATGGGAAAAGCCCTCTTCATCTGACAGCAGTTCATGGACGATTCACACGCTCTCAGACGCTCATCCAAAACG GTGGAGAGATTGACTGTGTTGATAAGGATGGAAACACTCCCCTTCATGTTGCTGCTCGATACGGACATGAACTTTTAATAAACACTCTAATCACAAGCGGAGCTGACTGCACCAG AAGAGGAATACATGGCATGTTTCCTTTACATCTGGCCGCTCTGAATGCTCATGCCGACTGCTGCCGAAAGCTTCTTTCCTCAG GCTTCCAAATCGATACTCCAGACAACCTGGGGAGGACGTGTCTGCATGCCGCAGCTGCAGGCGG TAATGTGGAGTGTGTGAAGCTATTACTCAGCAGTGGAGCTGATCATAACCGCAGAGACAAACATGGAAG GACCCCTCTCCACTATGCGGCAGCTAGTCGACACTTTCAGTGCCTGGAGACTTTGGTGTCCTGCGGTACCTGCATTAATGCCACTGACCAGTGGGGGCGCTCTGCTGTGCACTACGCTGCTGCTTCTGACCTGGACAGGAG GCGGCGTGTGGTCCTGGAACCAGAGAGTGACGGAGTTCAAGCTGAGAGGGAGAAGGAGGCAGCTCT gTGTCTTGAGTTCCTGTTGCAGAATGGTGCTGGCCCATCACTCAAAGATAAACAAGGCTACAGTGCTGTTCATTATGCTGCAGCTTACGGCCACAGACACTGTCTGAAACTG cttttggaCAGAGATGAGAGCCAACAAGATGAGATGGAGAACAGCCAAACCAGAAGCCCACTGCATCTAGCC GCATACCATGGTCACGCACAAGCTCTAGAAGTGCTCTTGGAGGGTCACTGTGAGGTGGATCAGGGTGATGAGGTGGGTCGGACTCCACTGGCACTCGCCTCCCTCAGGGGCCACACTGACTGCGCTCTCACGCTTCTGAATCACGGGGCCTCGCCAAGAAGCAAAGATACTACTCGAGGACGAACACCAATCCACCTCGCAG TAATGAATGGTCATACATCTTGTGTGCGCCTCCTGCTGGAAGACTCTGATAATGCAGATCTGGTAGATACAGCGGACTCTCAGGGACA GACCCCTCTAATGCTGGCAGTAATTGGGGGTCATGTGGATGCTGTGTCTCTTCTATTGGAGCGCGAGGCCAGTGTGGACTTGGCTGATCATCAGGGTCTGACCGGTCTGCACCTGGGGGTGAGTTTTCTGATCTTGTCAAACGTATTCAAGTGCAAGATGTACCAGAGCTTTTTTTTTNTGTTGGAGCTGGAGGCATCCGTGCTGCTGGGGGACTCCAGGGGTCGGACAGCAATCCACTTGGCTGCAGCGAGAGGTCACGCTTCCTGGTTGAGCGAATTACTCAATATTGCATGTTCTGAACCCCCGATACCTCCATTACGAGACAACCATGGATACACACCCTTACACTGGGCCTGTTACTACG GTCACGATGGTTGTGTCGAGGTCTTACTCGAACAAAGAGATTTCCATCACTTCGATGGGAACCCCTTCACCCCGCTGCATTGTGCTGT GGTCAATGACCATGAGACCTGtgccaatattttattagaagcCATGGGAACAAAGATCGTAACTTGCAAAGACTCCAAGGGCAG GACACCTCTCCATGCAGCTGCATTTGCTGGCCACATAGACTGTGTTCAGCTGCTTCTGGCCCATAATGCATCTGTGGATGACATTGACCAATCAGGGTGCAGTGCCCTGATTATGGCAGCGGAGAAAGGAAGAGTCGAAGTTGTAG AGGCTCTACTTACTAGTGCCAATGTGAACCTCAGTCTGACTGACCAGAAGGGCAATACAGCACTCCATCTAGCCTGCAGTAAC GGAATGGAGGAATGTGCATTGCTCATTCTTGGAAAACTTCCAGACTCTGCCCTCGTCGCTACAAACACTGCACTGCAAAC ACCTCTTCATTTGGCTGCTCGCAGCGGGATGAAGCAGACAGTGCAAGAGCTGCTCTCTCGTGGGGCCAGTGTTCAAGTGCTAGATGAGAATG GTCTCACCCCTGCTCTGGCTTGCGCTCCCAGCAGGGAAGTGGCTGACTGCCT GCTCATTCTGGCTACCATGATGCCTTTCTGCTCCCCTTGCAGCTCTGGAGCTCCTTCGCCAGGCTCCCTGCTGAAATCTTTGCCCCGCCAGGCCAAGAGCCCCCAAGGCCCCCGCAGTCCAAGGGACCCCTCCGGCCCCTCCAGTGAGGGCACGACCACCGAAAACGACTCAGACTCAGAGACATTTTGA
- the LOC122351844 gene encoding splicing factor 3B subunit 1 isoform X2: protein MQVRTYMDVMKEQHLSKEEREIRLQMVEKAKSGELKAVNGSAASQAAGAKRKRRWDQTADQTPSNTTPRKVSSWDQADAGPETPGHTPSNSRWDETPGRPKGSETPGATPSTRMWEPTPSHTPAGAATPGRDTPGHATPGHGGATSSVRKNRWDETPKTERETPGHGSGWAETPRTDRGDESVGETPTPGASKRKSRWDETPASQMGSSTPLLTPGKTPLGTPAMNMATPTPGHLMSMTPEQLQAWRWEREIDERNRPLTDEELDAMFPEGYKVLPPPAGYVPIRTPARKLAATPTPIGGMTGFHMQTEDRSMKQVNDQPSGNLPFLKPDDIQYFDKLLVEVDESTLSPEEQKERKIMKLLLKIKNGTPPMRKAALRQITDKAREFGAGPLFNQILPLLMSPTLEDQERHLLVKVIDRILYKLDDLVRPYVHKILVVIEPLLIDEDYYARVEGREIISNLAKAAGLATMISTMRPDIDNMDEYVRNTTARAFAVVASALGIPSLLPFLKAVCKSKKSWQARHTGIKIVQQIAILMGCAILPHLRSLVEIIEHGLVDEQQKVRTISALAIAALAEAATPYGIESFDSVLKPLWKGIRQHRGKGLAAFLKAIGYLIPLMDAEYANYYTREVMLILIREFQSPDEEMKKIVLKVVKQCCGTDGVEANYIKTEILPPFFKHFWQHRMALDRRNYRQLVDTTVELANKVGAAEIISRIVDDLKDEAEQYRKMVMETIEKIMGNLGAADIDHKLEEQLIDGILYAFQEQTTEDSVMLNGFGTVVNALGKRVKPYLPQICGTVLWRLNNKSAKVRQQAADLISRTAVVMKTCQEEKLMGHLGVVLYEYLGEEYPEVLGSILGALKAIVNVIGMHKMTPPIKDLLPRLTPILKNRHEKVQENCIDLVGRIADRGAEYVSAREWMRICFELLELLKAHKKAIRRATVNTFGYIAKAIGPHDVLATLLNNLKVQERQNRVCTTVAIAIVAETCSPFTVLPALMNEYRVPELNVQNGVLKSLSFLFEYIGEMGKDYIYAVTPLLEDALMDRDLVHRQTASAVVQHMSLGVYGFGCEDSLNHLLNYVWPNVFETSPHVIQAVMGALEGLRVAIGPCRMLQYCLQGLFHPARKVRDVYWKIYNSIYIGSQDALIAHYPLVYNDEKNSYVRYELEYFL from the exons ATGCAGGTCAGGACATACATGGATGTTATGAAGGAGCAGCATCTGTCCAAAGAAGAG AGAGAGATCAGGCTGCAGATGGTAGAGAAAGCAAAGTCTGGAGAGCTGAAAGCAGTGAACGGCTCTGCTGCATCTCAGGCTGCTGGGGCCAAACGCAAACGACGCTGGGACCAGACAGCTGACCAAACCCCCAGTAATACCACACCCAGAAAAGTGTCCAGCTGGGACCAGGCAGATGCGGGTCCCGAA ACACCAGGACACACACCTTCCAACAGTCGCTGGGATGAGACACCCGGGCGCCCCAAAGGTAGCGAGACCCCGGGAGCTACTCCAAGCACCCGTATGTGGGAACCCACACCAAGCCACACCCCAGCTGGAGCCGCAACACCAGGTCGAGACACTCCTGGACACGCCACTCCTGGCCACGGAGGGGCTACTTCCAGTGTGCGCAAGAACCGCTGGGATGAAACaccaaagacagagagag agacaCCTGGTCATGGCAGTGGCTGGGCTGAGACTCCACGTACAGACAGAGGAGATGAGTCAGTGGGTGAGACGCCCACCCCAGGTGCTAGCAAGAGGAAGTCAAGATGGGATGAGACACCAGCCAGTCAGATGGGCTCTTCAACTCCTCTGCTCACCCCTGGAAAAACCCCTCTGGGCACACCTGCTATGAATATGGCCACACCCACTCCAG GTCACCTGATGAGCATGACTCCAGAACAGCTGCAGGCTTGGCGCTGGGAGCGAGAGATTGACGAGAGGAATCGTCCACTGACTGATGAGGAGCTTGATGCCATGTTTCCAGAAGGATACAAA GTACTGCCACCACCAGCAGGCTATGTACCCATCCGTACCCCAGCACGTAAATTAGCTGCCACCCCCACCCCCATCGGAGGCATGACAGGCTTCCACATGCAAACAGAGGACCGATCTATGAAACAAGTCAACGATCAACCCTCTGGAAACCTGCCCTTCCTCAAGCCAGATGACATTCAGTACTTTGATAAACTGTTG GTCGAAGTTGATGAGTCCACCCTCAGTCCAGAAGAACAGAAGGAGCGCAAGATCATGAAGCTTCTCTTAAAGATCAAGAATGGGACACCTCCCATGAGAAAG GCTGCCCTCCGTCAAATCACAGACAAAGCCAGGGAGTTTGGTGCAGGACCACTCTTTAACCAGATCCTACCATTGCTGATGTCTCCTACACTGGAGGACCAGGAGCGTCATCTCTTGGTTAAAGTCATTGATCGTATCCTCTACAAACTTGATGACTTGGTTCGACCATATGTCCACAAG ATTCTTGTGGTCATTGAACCCTTGCTGATTGATGAAGATTACTACGCTAGAGTAGAGGGTAGAGAGATCATCTCCAACTTGGCAAAA GCTGCTGGTCTGGCCACTATGATCTCCACCATGAGGCCTGATATTGACAACATGGACGAGTATGTGAGAAACACAACAGCTCGTGCTTTCGCTGTTGTAGCATCTGCCCTCGGCATTCCATCTCTCCTGCCTTTCCTCAAGGCTGTTTGCAAGAGCAAGAAATCCTGGCAGGCTCGTCACACGGGTATCAAGATCGTACAGCAGATCGCTATTCTCATGGGCTGTGCTATCCTGCCCCATCTCCGCAGCTTGGTGGAGATTATTGAGCATG gtCTCGTGGATGAGCAGCAGAAAGTGCGAACCATTAGTGCTCTGGCTATCGCTGCCCTGGCTGAAGCTGCTACACCATATGGTATCGAGTCCTTTGATTCTGTACTAAAACCTCTCTGGAAAGGTATCAGGCAACACAGAGGCAAG GGTCTTGCTGCCTTCTTGAAAGCCATTGGATACTTGATTCCTCTTATGGATGCTGAATATGCCAACTATTACACCAGAGAAGTGATGCTTATCCTTATTCGAGAGTTCCAGTCACCTGATGAGGAAATGAAGAAGATTGTCCTCaag gTGGTGAAGCAGTGCTGTGGCACAGATGGTGTGGAAgccaattacattaaaacagagATTTTGCCCCcctttttcaaacatttctggCAGCACCGAATGGCATTGGATAGGCGCAACTACAGACAG TTAGTGGACACTACAGTGGAGCTGGCCAATAAGGTCGGGGCAGCTGAGATTATTTCCCGCATCGTGGATGATTTAAAGGATGAAGCTGAGCAGTACAGAAAAATGGTCATGGAGACTATTGAGAAAATTATGGGAAACCTTGGTGCCGCTGACATCGATCACAAACTGGAGGAGCAGCTTATTGATGGAATCCTGTACGCTTTTCAGGAACAGACCACTGAA GACTCTGTGATGCTAAATGGCTTCGGTACGGTGGTAAATGCTCTGGGTAAGAGAGTAAAACCGTACTTGCCTCAGATCTGCGGTACAGTGCTGTGGCGTCTCAACAACAAATCCGCCAAAGTCCGTCAACAGGCTGCTGACCTGATTTCTCGCACAGCGGTGGTCATGAAGACATGCCAGGAG gAAAAGCTGATGGGCCATTTGGGTGTGGTGTTATACGAGTATCTGGGAGAAGAATACCCAGAAGTGCTGGGTAGCATTCTTGGAGCCCTTAAAGCTATTGTCAATGTTATTG GTATGCACAAGATGACACCACCTATCAAAGACTTGCTTCCACGATTGACTCCCATCTTAAAGAACAGACATGAGAAGGTGCAGGAGAACTGCATTGATCTAGTGGGCAGAATCGCTGATAG GGGTGCAGAGTATGTGTCTGCCAGGGAATGGATGCGCATCTGTTTTGAATTGCTGGAGTTGTTGAAAGCCCACAAGAAGGCCATTCGCAGAGCTACTGTCAATACTTTCGGCTACATCGCCAAGGCCATTGG TCCTCACGATGTGCTGGCCACGCTGCTCAACAATCTGAAGGTTCAGGAGCGTCAGAACCGTGTGTGCACAACGGTAGCCATTGCTATCGTGGCTGAGACGTGTTCGCCATTCACCGTGCTTCCTGCGTTGATGAACGAATACCGTGTTCCTGAACTTAATGTTCAGAATGGTGTCCTAAAGTCTTTGTCCTTCCTGTTCGAGTACATTGGTGAAATGGGTAAAGATTATATCTATGCGGTCACACCTTTGTTGGAGGATGCTCTGATGGACAG GGATCTTGTACACAGGCAGACTGCCAGTGCTGTGGTGCAGCATATGTCTCTGGGAGTGTATGGCTTTGGCTGTGAAGATTCTCTCAATCATTTGCTCAACTATGTTTGGCCAAATGTCTTTGAAACGTCTCCTCACGTCATCCAGGCTGTCATGGGGGCCCTAGAGGGTCTGCGGGTAGCAATCGGGCCCTGCCGGATGCTGCAGTACTGCTTGCAG GGGTTGTTCCATCCTGCTCGTAAAGTGCGTGACGTGTACTGGAAGATCTACAACTCCATCTACATTGGCTCCCAGGATGCACTGATCGCACATTATCCGCTTGTCTACAATGATGAGAAGAACTCGTATGTTCGCTATGAGCTGGAGTACTTCCTGTGA